From Ignisphaera aggregans DSM 17230, the proteins below share one genomic window:
- a CDS encoding ribonuclease HII (COGs: COG0164 Ribonuclease HII~InterPro IPR001352:IPR004649~KEGG: sso:SSO2384 ribonuclease HII (RnhB)~PFAM: ribonuclease HII/HIII~SPTR: A3DP13 Ribonuclease~TIGRFAM: ribonuclease HII~PFAM: Ribonuclease HII~TIGRFAM: ribonuclease H, mammalian HI/archaeal HII subfamily) — protein MNIHICGIDEAGRGPLIGDMFIAMIVINTDALKYLENIGVRDSKRLSREKRIKFFPIIIENSELVLISRLTPSQLDEENINKLELNTVCRLIKKSISIVSTISEIYIDAFANPNKLLHYINSNCIASNRSINVYIEHGADNKYVVVGAASIVAKVLRDTHIDNLKKVYGDFGSGYPSDKKTIEWLRNYYAKHNALPPIVRKSWSTITRVLGVPKIHKEGVSKSLLDYVHNDI, from the coding sequence ATGAACATCCATATATGTGGAATAGATGAGGCTGGTCGTGGTCCATTAATAGGAGATATGTTTATAGCAATGATAGTAATTAATACCGATGCATTGAAATATCTTGAAAACATTGGTGTAAGAGATAGTAAGAGACTATCTAGAGAAAAAAGAATAAAGTTCTTCCCAATAATCATAGAGAATTCAGAGCTAGTTCTAATCTCTAGGTTAACCCCTTCGCAACTAGATGAAGAGAATATTAATAAGTTAGAGCTTAATACTGTTTGTAGACTTATTAAGAAGTCTATATCGATTGTAAGCACAATTAGCGAAATATATATAGATGCCTTTGCTAATCCAAATAAGCTTCTACATTATATTAACTCTAATTGTATAGCAAGTAACAGAAGTATCAATGTATATATAGAACATGGGGCAGACAACAAATATGTTGTTGTTGGTGCTGCTAGTATTGTTGCAAAAGTTCTTAGAGATACTCATATTGATAATCTGAAGAAGGTTTATGGAGATTTTGGTAGTGGTTATCCTAGCGATAAAAAGACTATCGAATGGCTTAGAAACTACTATGCAAAACATAATGCCCTTCCTCCAATAGTTAGAAAATCTTGGTCTACAATAACAAGAGTTCTTGGTGTTCCTAAAATACATAAGGAAGGTGTATCAAAATCTCTTCTAGATTATGTTCATAATGATATATAG